A genome region from Methylohalobius crimeensis 10Ki includes the following:
- a CDS encoding homoserine dehydrogenase, translated as MHPVKIGLLGLGTVGGGTVNVLARNTREITRRAGREIQVAKAFTRDPEKPRICGTEGIDLVTDPWEVVEDPEIAIVAELIGGTSLAKELVLRAIELGKHVVTANKALIALHGNEIFSRASEQGVMVAFEAAVAGGIPIIKVLREGLTGNRIEWVAGIINGTGNFILTGMRDQGRVFDDVLTEAQALGYAEANPAFDVEGIDAAHKLTILAAIAFGIPLQYDKVYTEGITRITPEDIRYAQELGYQIKHLGIARQTPDGIELRVHLCLIPARRLLANVEGVMNAVVVKGDAVGPTLYYGPGAGAEPTASAVVADLVDVVRVFTADPGNRVPHLAFQPDALSDLPVLPISEIETAYYLRLKVADQPGVLADIARILADHEISIEAVIQKEPQEGQMDLPLIFLTHKVKEKALDAAAAKIEALPAVKAPLYRIRLETLE; from the coding sequence TTGCACCCGGTCAAAATAGGCCTTTTAGGCCTGGGAACCGTGGGCGGCGGGACGGTGAACGTGTTGGCCCGGAACACCCGTGAGATCACCCGCCGCGCCGGGCGTGAAATTCAGGTGGCCAAGGCTTTTACCCGGGATCCGGAGAAGCCGCGTATCTGCGGGACCGAAGGCATCGATTTGGTCACCGATCCTTGGGAGGTGGTGGAAGATCCCGAGATCGCCATCGTCGCCGAACTGATCGGCGGTACTTCCTTGGCCAAGGAGTTGGTGCTGCGCGCCATCGAGCTGGGCAAGCACGTGGTCACCGCCAACAAGGCCCTGATCGCCTTGCACGGCAACGAGATCTTTTCTCGGGCCTCGGAGCAGGGGGTGATGGTGGCCTTCGAAGCGGCGGTGGCGGGGGGGATCCCCATCATCAAGGTGCTTCGGGAAGGGTTGACGGGCAACCGGATCGAGTGGGTGGCCGGGATCATCAACGGCACCGGCAATTTCATTCTCACCGGCATGCGCGATCAAGGGCGGGTTTTCGACGATGTGCTGACCGAAGCCCAGGCGTTGGGCTATGCCGAGGCCAATCCCGCCTTCGACGTGGAAGGAATCGACGCCGCCCATAAGCTGACCATTCTCGCCGCCATCGCTTTCGGCATCCCCCTTCAGTACGACAAGGTCTATACCGAGGGTATCACCCGGATCACGCCCGAGGATATCCGTTATGCCCAGGAGCTGGGTTATCAGATCAAGCATCTGGGCATCGCCCGACAGACCCCCGATGGCATCGAATTGCGCGTCCATCTCTGCTTGATTCCCGCACGCCGCCTGCTGGCCAATGTGGAAGGGGTGATGAACGCGGTGGTGGTCAAGGGCGACGCGGTGGGGCCGACTTTGTACTACGGCCCGGGTGCCGGAGCCGAACCGACCGCGTCGGCGGTAGTGGCCGATCTGGTGGATGTCGTTCGGGTATTCACCGCCGATCCGGGTAATCGAGTGCCCCATTTGGCGTTTCAACCCGATGCGTTGAGCGATCTGCCGGTCCTTCCCATCAGCGAGATCGAGACCGCCTACTATCTGCGCCTCAAGGTGGCCGATCAGCCCGGTGTCCTGGCCGATATCGCCCGCATTTTGGCCGATCACGAAATCAGCATCGAAGCGGTGATCCAAAAAGAGCCCCAGGAGGGGCAAATGGATCTGCCGTTGATTTTCCTCACCCACAAAGTCAAGGAAAAAGCCTTGGATGCGGCTGCCGCGAAAATCGAAGCCTTGCCCGCCGTCAAGGCACCCCTTTACCGAATTCGACTGGAAACCTTGGAGTGA
- the recJ gene encoding single-stranded-DNA-specific exonuclease RecJ — translation MRRKKIRQRPIPAQPHSLPSRLHPVLTRVYLSRGIRHPDELDRTLAALPPPWTLTGIDAMSARLAQALERGERLLVVADYDADGATACALAVTGLRAMGARQVDFIVPDRFRLGYGLTPQLVEQILDRKPQVLVTVDNGIASLEGVAAAKAAGLDVLITDHHLPGERLPDADVIVDPNLPDDSFPSRALAGVGVMFYVLTALRTRLRAQDWFQLQGMAEPNLAELLDLVALGTVADVVPLDEVNRILVHQGLERMRAGRARPGVRALLEVAGRDPEGLVAADLGFALGPRLNAAGRLEDMGLGIRCLLSADLDEARSLARRLDTLNRERREIEARMQSDALEYLQSDEWDRGASSGVCLFDPAWHEGVIGILASRIKDRLGLPVIAFAQGEDGYLKGSARSIAGLHIRDFLSEIDAIRPGLIVRYGGHAMAAGLTLKSGDFDLFAELFAARVKAQLGESAPESVIHTDGPLQVADFSLRLATELRRGGPWGQGFPEPVFEGDFELLNARVVGERHLKMSLRPRGGPPLDGIVFGLDDPAKWLGCGALRMAYQLDINDFRGRRRLQLKAEYLEPIQ, via the coding sequence ATGCGTAGGAAAAAAATTCGCCAGCGTCCGATACCTGCGCAGCCTCACTCCCTCCCGTCCCGACTGCATCCCGTTCTGACCCGCGTCTATCTGAGTCGGGGCATTCGTCATCCCGACGAACTCGACCGAACGCTGGCTGCCTTGCCGCCGCCGTGGACCTTGACCGGCATCGATGCCATGAGCGCGCGATTGGCGCAGGCCTTGGAGCGCGGGGAACGCCTACTCGTGGTGGCCGATTACGACGCCGACGGGGCCACCGCCTGCGCCCTGGCGGTCACCGGCCTGCGTGCCATGGGCGCACGGCAGGTGGATTTCATCGTTCCGGATCGCTTCCGCCTCGGTTACGGGTTGACACCGCAACTGGTCGAGCAAATCTTGGATCGCAAGCCTCAAGTGTTGGTGACGGTGGATAACGGGATCGCCAGCCTGGAGGGAGTGGCGGCGGCCAAGGCCGCGGGTCTGGACGTGCTGATCACCGATCATCACCTGCCGGGCGAACGTCTGCCGGACGCCGATGTGATCGTCGATCCCAATTTGCCCGATGATTCCTTTCCCAGCCGGGCTTTGGCCGGGGTGGGGGTGATGTTCTACGTTTTGACCGCTTTGCGAACCCGATTGCGCGCGCAGGATTGGTTCCAACTCCAGGGTATGGCCGAGCCGAATTTGGCGGAATTGCTCGATCTGGTCGCCTTGGGGACGGTGGCCGACGTGGTGCCCTTGGATGAGGTCAACCGCATTCTGGTGCATCAGGGGTTGGAGCGGATGCGCGCCGGTCGCGCCCGCCCCGGCGTTCGGGCGCTATTGGAGGTGGCCGGCCGGGATCCGGAAGGCTTGGTGGCTGCGGATTTGGGATTTGCCTTGGGGCCGCGTCTGAATGCCGCCGGCCGCTTGGAGGACATGGGTTTGGGTATCCGGTGCCTGCTCAGCGCCGATCTCGACGAGGCGCGCTCTTTGGCCCGGCGCTTGGATACGCTCAACCGGGAACGGCGGGAAATCGAGGCTCGAATGCAGAGTGATGCGCTCGAATATTTGCAATCCGATGAGTGGGACCGCGGGGCGTCTTCCGGGGTATGTTTGTTCGATCCGGCTTGGCACGAGGGAGTGATCGGCATTCTGGCTTCCCGCATCAAGGATCGATTGGGGTTGCCGGTCATCGCCTTCGCCCAAGGGGAAGACGGTTATTTGAAGGGATCGGCCCGTTCCATAGCCGGCCTGCACATTCGCGATTTTTTGAGTGAAATCGACGCTATCCGTCCCGGCCTGATCGTGCGTTACGGAGGTCACGCCATGGCGGCGGGTTTGACCTTGAAAAGCGGCGATTTCGATCTCTTCGCCGAACTATTCGCCGCTCGGGTGAAAGCGCAACTGGGCGAATCCGCGCCGGAAAGCGTGATTCATACGGACGGCCCTTTGCAGGTAGCCGATTTCTCCCTTCGGCTGGCCACCGAACTGCGCCGGGGCGGGCCGTGGGGACAAGGTTTTCCCGAACCGGTGTTCGAGGGAGATTTCGAGTTGTTGAACGCTCGCGTCGTGGGAGAGCGGCATCTGAAAATGTCCCTGCGGCCCCGGGGAGGTCCCCCTTTGGACGGGATCGTTTTTGGCCTGGACGACCCCGCCAAGTGGCTGGGTTGCGGCGCGTTGCGAATGGCTTATCAGTTGGACATCAACGATTTTCGCGGCCGCCGCCGATTGCAATTGAAAGCCGAATATCTGGAGCCGATTCAATGA
- the nadC gene encoding carboxylating nicotinate-nucleotide diphosphorylase yields MTVNAENVDREEIRRFLAEDVGPGDVTARIIPESVRAEATVITREPMVMCGRDWFEAVFYELAPSCLVEWRVGEGDEVGADTELCRVLGPARALLTGERTAINLLQTLSGTATRARRFAEAVAGTGTVVLDTRKTIPGLRRLQKYAVKVGGCENHRFGLYDGILLKENHILASGSLTQAVRQARTFAEALPVEVEVESLAELEEALTAGADIILLDNFSLEEMRTAVKLASGSALLEASGNIDLTNMRRVAETGVDRISVGAITKNLQTIDLSMRISLKEHGEHKT; encoded by the coding sequence ATGACGGTAAATGCTGAAAATGTCGATCGCGAGGAAATCCGCCGTTTTTTGGCCGAAGACGTGGGGCCGGGAGATGTGACCGCCCGGATTATTCCCGAATCCGTCCGGGCCGAGGCGACGGTGATCACCCGCGAGCCGATGGTTATGTGCGGTCGGGATTGGTTCGAAGCGGTATTCTACGAACTGGCCCCGAGTTGTCTCGTCGAGTGGCGGGTGGGGGAAGGCGACGAGGTGGGGGCGGACACCGAGCTTTGCCGCGTCCTGGGCCCGGCCCGGGCGCTGCTGACCGGGGAGCGCACCGCGATCAATTTGCTTCAAACCCTTTCCGGTACGGCCACCCGCGCGCGGCGTTTCGCCGAGGCGGTGGCCGGCACCGGGACGGTGGTTTTGGATACCCGCAAAACTATCCCGGGATTGCGTCGCCTACAGAAGTATGCGGTCAAAGTGGGGGGATGCGAAAACCATCGCTTCGGTCTTTACGATGGTATCCTCCTCAAGGAAAATCACATCCTCGCTTCCGGCTCGCTCACGCAAGCGGTGCGGCAGGCCCGGACGTTTGCGGAGGCGCTCCCGGTGGAAGTGGAAGTGGAGAGCTTAGCGGAATTGGAAGAAGCGTTGACGGCAGGGGCCGATATTATTTTGCTGGATAATTTTTCCCTTGAGGAAATGCGCACGGCGGTAAAGCTCGCTTCGGGAAGCGCGCTTCTGGAGGCTTCCGGCAATATCGACTTGACCAACATGCGTCGAGTGGCTGAGACTGGCGTGGATCGGATTTCGGTGGGTGCGATCACCAAGAACCTTCAAACGATCGACTTATCCATGCGGATTTCTCTAAAAGAGCACGGTGAGCACAAAACATAA
- a CDS encoding YraN family protein has protein sequence MRSRSTTALGQAAENHALAYLEKRGLKLLTRNYRWRGGEIDLILEDRGTLVFAEVRFRRNNRFGGALASVDARKQKRLIQCAQHYLVRHREDAPVRFDVVALTATTGGFELEWVRDAFQAEA, from the coding sequence ATGCGATCCCGTAGTACCACCGCCCTCGGACAGGCCGCCGAAAATCATGCCCTGGCTTATTTGGAAAAGCGGGGACTCAAATTGTTGACGCGCAATTATCGTTGGCGCGGTGGAGAGATCGACCTCATTCTGGAAGATCGCGGCACCCTGGTCTTTGCCGAGGTACGCTTCCGCCGAAACAACCGCTTTGGAGGCGCGCTGGCCAGTGTCGACGCTCGCAAACAAAAACGTCTCATCCAATGCGCCCAGCATTATCTCGTCCGTCACCGCGAGGATGCGCCGGTCCGCTTCGATGTCGTGGCGCTAACCGCCACCACGGGAGGATTCGAGTTGGAATGGGTCCGCGACGCTTTCCAGGCCGAAGCTTAG
- a CDS encoding penicillin-binding protein activator — MPATIQVRWLQGSFTVFLLLLAACAPLQRPSENLAAPLLRQAETLAAAGKHREAAQYYLSAADRQSGQERSHSLLRAAELSYRAGELKALEKRLRDLRPERMAAHDRNALALLRARLALDQDDPAGALDFIGEIDPDRLTESKLTSYRLLRARAFSLQGRLADAIRERVRLLPRLQSPQTVERNQQAILEALLLLPETELEQIQAKPHGDLAGWIELAQTLRAHPYHSPELDRALSRWRQVYPYHPADRARFLERHLAARLPSYRTPQSIALWLPGEGPFQSAADAVRSGILSARRLADSPYPSAANSEPVEFMEYDSTDTDPLDLYRRSTDEGAELIIGPLQKTELEQLASQAQFNPPVLALNALDHLTRSGLYQFALSPEEGVAQVADSAWQHDRRRALVLVPTTPFGERIATFFTAYWENLGGRVLEIQPYDPEANDFSPAIRGLLDLDESERRFKRLRQVVWEVKFEPRIRRDADFLFLQAKPRQGRLIRPQLLFYRAETLPVYATRDIYSGHPEPRWDRDLEGVRFCDIPWLLQGERTDTPSRERFETEWGIHSGAYLRLVALGMDAYRIPFRLLATGQRYAGATGVLELGNGGHIKRRLTCAEFRQGTPVIYGLAPEKTIDAIP; from the coding sequence ATGCCCGCGACGATCCAGGTTCGATGGCTTCAAGGCAGCTTCACGGTCTTCCTGCTGTTGCTGGCCGCCTGCGCGCCACTCCAACGCCCCTCCGAAAATTTAGCCGCCCCCCTATTGCGTCAAGCAGAGACGCTTGCCGCAGCGGGCAAACACCGTGAAGCAGCTCAATACTATTTAAGCGCAGCCGACCGGCAGTCGGGTCAGGAACGCAGCCATTCCCTCTTGCGCGCCGCCGAATTATCGTATCGCGCAGGCGAGCTAAAAGCCCTCGAAAAACGGCTAAGAGACCTGAGGCCGGAGCGGATGGCCGCCCATGATCGCAACGCCCTCGCCTTACTGCGGGCCCGCCTGGCGTTGGATCAAGACGATCCCGCCGGCGCCTTGGATTTCATCGGCGAGATCGACCCCGACCGCTTGACGGAATCGAAGTTAACCAGCTACCGTCTCCTGCGGGCTCGGGCCTTTTCCCTTCAGGGAAGGCTGGCGGACGCTATCCGTGAGCGAGTACGCCTCCTTCCACGGCTCCAATCCCCTCAAACCGTGGAAAGAAACCAGCAGGCGATTTTGGAGGCCTTGCTGCTACTGCCCGAGACCGAGCTGGAGCAGATTCAGGCCAAGCCCCACGGCGACCTGGCCGGCTGGATCGAACTGGCGCAAACCCTGCGGGCCCACCCCTATCATTCCCCGGAGCTCGATCGCGCCTTATCCCGGTGGCGACAGGTCTATCCTTATCATCCCGCCGATCGCGCACGTTTCCTGGAACGCCATCTTGCCGCTCGTCTCCCGAGTTATCGCACCCCCCAAAGCATCGCCCTCTGGTTACCCGGGGAAGGCCCCTTTCAGTCGGCCGCCGATGCGGTTCGAAGCGGCATACTCTCGGCCCGCAGACTCGCTGACAGCCCTTACCCTTCCGCCGCGAATAGCGAGCCGGTCGAATTCATGGAATACGACAGCACGGACACCGACCCGCTCGACTTATACCGGCGGTCGACCGATGAGGGGGCCGAACTGATTATCGGGCCACTCCAAAAAACCGAACTAGAGCAACTGGCTAGCCAGGCACAATTCAACCCGCCGGTACTCGCTCTCAACGCGCTGGACCATCTGACCCGCTCCGGCTTATATCAGTTCGCCCTATCCCCCGAAGAAGGCGTCGCACAGGTAGCCGACAGCGCCTGGCAGCACGATCGCCGACGCGCACTGGTATTGGTACCGACCACGCCGTTCGGAGAGCGGATCGCAACCTTTTTTACCGCTTACTGGGAAAACTTGGGCGGACGCGTACTGGAAATCCAGCCGTACGATCCGGAGGCCAATGATTTTTCTCCCGCCATCCGGGGATTGCTCGACCTGGATGAAAGCGAACGTCGTTTCAAGCGCCTGCGTCAAGTGGTCTGGGAGGTGAAGTTCGAACCGCGCATTCGCCGGGATGCGGATTTCTTATTTCTCCAAGCCAAACCCCGCCAAGGACGATTGATTCGACCGCAGCTCCTTTTCTATCGAGCAGAAACCCTTCCCGTCTATGCAACCCGGGACATCTACAGTGGACATCCCGAACCCCGCTGGGACCGCGACCTGGAAGGGGTTCGCTTCTGCGACATCCCCTGGCTGCTTCAAGGCGAACGGACCGATACCCCTTCCAGAGAGCGCTTCGAAACCGAATGGGGAATCCATTCCGGCGCTTATTTACGCTTGGTCGCCCTGGGCATGGATGCTTATCGGATCCCCTTCCGTTTACTTGCCACCGGCCAGCGCTATGCGGGCGCCACCGGCGTCCTGGAACTGGGCAATGGCGGGCATATTAAACGCCGCCTGACGTGTGCCGAATTCCGCCAAGGCACACCGGTGATTTACGGTTTGGCCCCCGAAAAAACGATCGATGCGATCCCGTAG
- the thrC gene encoding threonine synthase, whose amino-acid sequence MNRYTGLIDRYRDRLPIAPETSPISLCEGDTPLIRLENLPRLIGKEAEIYVKFEGLNPTGSFKDRGMTVAVTRAVREEGSRAVICASTGNTSASAAAYAARAGIHAFVLIPEGKIAMGKLAQALMHGAEVIQIQGNFDAGMRIVKEIADHAPVSIVNSINPYRIEGQKTAAFEIVDALGKAPDYHCLPVGNAGNITAYWKGYREYHADGVAAKRPVMCGYQAEGAAPFVKGEPVDHPETVATAIRIGHPQSWDGAWTAQRESGGWFACFSDAEILEAQKLLADHEGIFCEPASAVSIAGALNDLKTGKIPEGSTLVCTLTGNGLKDPDTAIRQCQVTPQTVAAELEAVKRAILERL is encoded by the coding sequence ATGAACCGTTACACTGGTCTGATCGACCGTTACCGCGACCGCCTGCCCATCGCCCCGGAGACCTCCCCCATCAGTCTGTGCGAGGGCGATACCCCGCTGATCCGGTTGGAAAATCTGCCGCGTTTGATCGGCAAGGAGGCGGAGATCTACGTCAAATTCGAAGGCCTCAACCCGACCGGTTCCTTCAAGGATCGTGGCATGACGGTGGCGGTGACCCGCGCGGTGCGCGAGGAAGGCAGCCGCGCGGTGATTTGCGCTTCCACCGGGAATACCTCGGCATCGGCGGCGGCTTACGCGGCGCGCGCCGGAATCCACGCTTTCGTGTTGATTCCCGAAGGCAAGATCGCCATGGGCAAGCTCGCCCAGGCGCTGATGCACGGCGCCGAGGTGATCCAGATCCAAGGGAATTTCGATGCGGGCATGCGGATCGTCAAGGAAATCGCCGATCACGCGCCGGTCTCCATCGTCAATTCCATCAACCCCTATCGCATCGAGGGCCAGAAAACCGCCGCCTTCGAGATCGTGGATGCCTTGGGGAAAGCGCCCGATTATCACTGCCTGCCGGTGGGCAATGCGGGCAATATCACCGCCTATTGGAAGGGCTATCGGGAATACCACGCCGATGGGGTGGCGGCGAAACGACCGGTGATGTGCGGCTATCAGGCCGAAGGGGCGGCGCCTTTCGTCAAGGGCGAGCCGGTGGATCATCCCGAAACGGTAGCCACCGCGATCCGCATCGGTCATCCCCAGTCCTGGGACGGAGCGTGGACGGCGCAGCGGGAATCGGGGGGCTGGTTCGCCTGCTTTTCCGATGCCGAGATCCTCGAGGCGCAAAAATTGCTTGCCGATCACGAAGGCATTTTCTGTGAGCCGGCTTCGGCCGTTTCCATCGCCGGGGCGCTCAACGATCTGAAGACCGGCAAAATTCCGGAGGGAAGTACGCTCGTCTGCACGCTTACCGGCAACGGCCTCAAGGATCCCGATACCGCGATCCGTCAGTGCCAGGTCACCCCGCAAACGGTGGCGGCGGAACTGGAGGCGGTCAAGCGCGCGATTTTGGAACGGTTGTGA
- a CDS encoding citrate synthase codes for MTDHPTSKSNGNGDGFVLTRERTGQNYNRSLLHGTLGPAAIDIRNFYSDTDVLTYDPGFTSTASCKSAITFIDGDNGILLYRGYPIQELAVQSDYMEVCYLLLYGELPSPEEKAEFERDIKRHTLLHDQLMLFFRGFTRKSHPMAIMVGVVGALSAFYHDDMDITNPEQRMLAAYRIIAKMPTIGACAYRYAMGWPFVYPQNRYSYAENLLYLTFSLPTQDYQANPVLAKALDRILILHADHEQNASTSTVRLAGSSGANPFACIAAGIASLWGPAHGGANEAVLKMLREIGDIKRIPEFIDRAKDKNDPFRLMGFGHRVYKHYDPRAEIMRQTCHEVLAELGHRNDPLLELAVELERIALQDDYFIERKLYPNVDFYTGIVLRAMGFPTNMFTVLFAIGRTVGWVAHWKEMIADPKIKIGRPRQLYVGSPQRPYVPMDQRPRPGQRTWSRFWGGGNNT; via the coding sequence ATGACAGATCATCCCACCTCCAAAAGCAATGGCAACGGAGACGGTTTCGTTCTCACGCGGGAACGCACCGGCCAAAATTATAATCGCTCTCTCCTGCACGGCACCCTCGGACCTGCCGCCATCGACATTCGCAATTTTTACTCGGATACCGACGTACTGACGTACGATCCAGGGTTTACCTCGACCGCCTCGTGCAAATCCGCGATCACCTTTATCGACGGCGATAACGGCATCCTTTTGTACCGCGGTTATCCCATCCAGGAACTGGCCGTCCAGAGCGATTACATGGAGGTGTGTTACTTATTGCTTTACGGAGAATTGCCCTCGCCGGAGGAAAAAGCCGAATTCGAACGGGACATCAAACGCCACACCCTCCTCCACGATCAATTGATGCTGTTTTTCCGCGGTTTTACCCGCAAATCCCATCCCATGGCGATCATGGTCGGCGTCGTCGGCGCCCTTTCCGCTTTCTACCATGACGACATGGACATCACCAATCCGGAGCAGCGGATGTTGGCGGCCTATCGGATCATCGCCAAAATGCCCACCATCGGGGCGTGCGCTTATCGTTACGCCATGGGTTGGCCTTTCGTCTATCCCCAAAACCGTTACAGCTACGCCGAGAATCTCCTCTACCTGACCTTCTCGCTTCCAACCCAGGACTACCAAGCCAATCCGGTCCTGGCCAAAGCCTTGGATCGAATCCTGATTCTCCACGCCGATCACGAACAGAACGCCTCCACCTCCACTGTCCGCTTGGCCGGCTCTTCGGGCGCCAATCCCTTCGCCTGCATCGCCGCGGGCATCGCCTCCTTATGGGGACCCGCCCACGGCGGGGCGAACGAAGCGGTGCTTAAAATGCTGAGGGAAATCGGCGACATAAAGCGGATTCCCGAATTCATCGACCGGGCCAAGGATAAGAACGATCCGTTCCGCTTGATGGGCTTCGGTCACCGGGTTTACAAACACTACGACCCGCGCGCCGAAATCATGCGCCAAACCTGCCACGAAGTTTTGGCGGAACTGGGTCACCGCAACGACCCGCTGCTGGAACTGGCGGTGGAACTCGAACGAATCGCCCTCCAGGACGATTATTTCATCGAGCGCAAGCTCTATCCCAACGTGGACTTCTATACCGGAATCGTACTTCGGGCGATGGGTTTCCCCACCAACATGTTCACGGTCTTGTTCGCCATCGGCCGCACCGTGGGATGGGTCGCCCATTGGAAGGAAATGATCGCCGATCCCAAGATCAAAATCGGCCGACCGCGCCAACTCTATGTGGGCAGTCCTCAACGCCCCTACGTCCCCATGGATCAGCGCCCCCGCCCCGGTCAGCGGACTTGGAGCCGGTTTTGGGGCGGCGGTAACAACACCTGA